The Mycolicibacterium doricum genome includes a region encoding these proteins:
- a CDS encoding PASTA domain-containing protein has translation MPDVRGMNLDAAAEAFNAATEGSGLVLTPVNRSGPGEVINLTNWTVCSQSPKADGKLTAKSKPAVGVNRPNNC, from the coding sequence ATGCCGGACGTCCGTGGGATGAACCTCGACGCAGCGGCGGAGGCCTTCAATGCGGCGACAGAAGGCAGTGGACTGGTGCTCACGCCCGTGAATCGATCCGGACCTGGGGAGGTCATCAATCTGACCAACTGGACCGTCTGCTCGCAGTCACCGAAGGCGGACGGGAAGCTGACGGCGAAGTCGAAGCCAGCCGTCGGCGTCAACCGCCCGAACAACTGCTGA